TGAAGAGAAGCCCAAAGAAGTCAAAGCAGAAGTTGTGGACGAGGTTGCTCAACTCCTGGTTTATAagaatgtattttgttttaaatacccCCTGCCTGCTTTGAAGCATCTTTAAGACGTCACTGCTTGTTTCAGGGTCCACCGAAATATACCAAGGCGGTGCTGAAGAAAGGAGACAAGACCAACTTCCCAAAGAAGGGCGACACTGTGAGCTGCTGGTACACTGGCAGCCTGGAAGACGGGACAGTCTTTGACACAAATATTCCCGCCGGTATGCTGACTGAAAAAGCACCCCAGTAGTGCTTTAAAATCACCAATGTCcagtaaaagattttaaaccTACACTTTCGTCTTATCTGCAGgtgcaaagaagaagaagcaatcCAAACCTCTGAGTTTTAAAGTGGGCCTGGGCAAAGTCATCAGAGGGGTATGTCATTGTTACCTTTTGTATTTATAGTTCCAAAGGGTTACATTTACTCATCATGTTGGCAGATACATTAATTTTGGgaaccaagaaaaaaacaaaaacccaccTGCTCCAAAAGTCCAACTGAGCAATCCAGTGAATGAGACAATTAGCCGTACAGCCTCAGTGACACTGAAGAATGTCTGGAAGGAGTCGAGGTTGAGGCTTTCAGGTCTAAGAAGtgtgaagcacggtggtggcaccATCATGCTGAGGGAGCATTTTGCTGCCAGTGCTACTGGTGCTATGCAGAAATTGGGagggtgacaaaaaaaataatgacttccaccatttttattttttatttttactttacctCAGAACAGTTAGGTGGTAGAAAGTGggccaaaaagtaaaaaaaaaaaaataccagtgATCCTGGTTTTGTAATGTGTAAAGCTTAAGGATCAGTTCTGATCTGGTCAAATTTGGCTTCTTTGTAACTGGAAGATTGATATTTATCCAGATAATAGTGGAAGTGTACTTATACATTTTAGCCTGCGTGTACACCTGTGATCTCGGGTCGTTTTGGAGAATATGGATTATTTTAGATGggattatttctgctcttacccCAGTGGGACGAGGCCCTTCTGACAATGAGCAAGGGCGAGACGGCTCGGCTGGAGATCGAACCTGAATGGGCTTATGGAAAAAAGGGCGTTCCAGATTCCAAGTATCCTTTTCTCTTCATCTGGAAGGTGACGTGGCGTTCAGGTTTTGACAGGAGAGGCTTTGTGTTGACACATTTGGGCATGAGTTTGAGCTGTTGGTGATAtgcaaatatttccttaattCCTGTTCCATCAGAATTCCACCTAATGCAAAGCTGATTTTTGAAGTGGAGTTGGTGTCCGTGGATTGAGTATCTCCCAACATGCACAAAATGTCTGTttctccccccaccccacctCCCCCTTAAAGATTTTAAGTTTACACCGTCTTTGGACTGTACTTGTCGGTTTACTTTACGAACAAATAGTTGCTGGCAGTTTCAAATATCGAATGGAAAATGGAtgatttttcagtgtttattttaagaGGTGGAAcgagttttgttgttttttttgcatgtacATTATGAATAATAAACCCGTTTCATTGAACtctgtggtttttgtttcagaGGTTGCTGAATTGTTTTCAGGTTAAAAAGCACTAATTGTGTAACTTGCGTCAACTGGTCTGAATTTGAAGATGCGAACCCCGTCTTTGAAAAGTGAGATCAGATAATGATCACCCAGTT
The Gambusia affinis linkage group LG22, SWU_Gaff_1.0, whole genome shotgun sequence DNA segment above includes these coding regions:
- the fkbp3 gene encoding peptidyl-prolyl cis-trans isomerase FKBP3, with amino-acid sequence MAEPAREWSDEQLKSDDLPKKDLIKFLQDNAAHSFLNEHKLLGNIKNVAKTAKKEQLVIAYNQLFESKRFKGTDPVEDVTEQVKAVKVEEKPKEVKAEVVDEGPPKYTKAVLKKGDKTNFPKKGDTVSCWYTGSLEDGTVFDTNIPAGAKKKKQSKPLSFKVGLGKVIRGWDEALLTMSKGETARLEIEPEWAYGKKGVPDSKIPPNAKLIFEVELVSVD